One part of the Streptomyces nigra genome encodes these proteins:
- a CDS encoding TetR/AcrR family transcriptional regulator produces MAEHRSMQRAALLDAARSLLSEGGTEALTFPALAERTGLARSSVYEYFRSRAAVVEELCEVDFPVWAAEVEAAMERETTPEGKIEAYVRRQLALVGDRRHRAVVAISASELDAGAREKIRAAHGGLIAMIVEALRDMGHAEPRLAAMLLQGVVDAAARRIELGAAEEPAAITDAAVSMALRGVRG; encoded by the coding sequence GTGGCCGAGCACCGGTCGATGCAGCGAGCCGCCCTGCTGGACGCGGCTCGTTCCCTGTTGTCCGAGGGCGGGACGGAGGCGCTGACCTTCCCGGCCCTCGCCGAGCGCACGGGACTCGCGCGCTCCTCCGTGTACGAGTACTTCCGGTCACGGGCCGCCGTGGTCGAGGAGCTGTGCGAGGTCGACTTCCCGGTCTGGGCCGCCGAGGTCGAGGCCGCGATGGAACGTGAGACGACCCCCGAGGGCAAGATCGAGGCGTATGTGCGCCGCCAGCTGGCCCTGGTGGGGGACCGGCGGCACCGGGCCGTCGTGGCGATCTCCGCCAGCGAGCTGGACGCCGGCGCCCGCGAGAAGATCCGCGCCGCGCACGGCGGGCTCATCGCGATGATCGTCGAGGCGCTCCGGGACATGGGGCACGCCGAACCCCGGCTGGCCGCGATGCTGCTGCAGGGCGTCGTCGACGCAGCCGCACGCAGGATCGAACTGGGCGCCGCGGAGGAACCGGCGGCGATCACGGACGCGGCCGTGTCGATGGCGCTGCGAGGCGTGCGGGGCTGA
- the dprA gene encoding DNA-processing protein DprA — translation MTGTGSLGDGEALLDRVFLSQVLEPGDETAGRWVREYGPATVVRRLRDDTKPPLPGVGPKRWEGLRARAERADPARDLAVAQDAGMRFLSPGDAEWPRQLDDLGDARPLGLWVRGPADLRMWALHSVAVVGARACTEYGAHMAATVAGSLAEKGWVVVSGGAYGVDGAAHRGALGAGGATVAVLACGVDRPYPRGHTQLINRIADQGLVVGELPPGEHPTPSRFIVRNRVIAALTRGTVVVEAAHRSGSLATVRAARRLGRHTMGVPGPATSALSAGVHELLRQDAVLVTDAAEIIELVGDMGELAPERRGPVLPRDLLQPGARAVLAALPGQRAARADEIARAAQTAEDDAVARLYELRSLGWVERHGDGWKLTRQAMMTARTRRSPC, via the coding sequence GTGACCGGCACCGGGTCCCTCGGGGACGGGGAGGCACTGCTCGACCGGGTCTTCCTCAGCCAGGTCCTCGAACCCGGTGACGAGACCGCCGGGCGCTGGGTGCGCGAGTACGGCCCGGCGACGGTCGTACGCAGGCTGCGCGACGACACGAAGCCACCCCTGCCGGGCGTCGGACCCAAACGCTGGGAAGGGCTACGCGCCCGGGCGGAGCGCGCCGACCCCGCCCGGGACCTCGCCGTCGCACAGGACGCCGGGATGCGGTTCCTCAGCCCCGGGGACGCCGAGTGGCCCCGACAGCTCGACGACCTCGGCGACGCACGGCCCCTCGGACTGTGGGTGCGCGGCCCGGCCGACCTGCGCATGTGGGCCCTGCACTCCGTCGCCGTCGTCGGAGCGCGCGCCTGCACCGAATACGGCGCGCACATGGCCGCCACCGTCGCCGGCTCCCTCGCCGAAAAGGGCTGGGTCGTCGTCTCCGGCGGCGCCTACGGAGTCGACGGCGCAGCCCACCGCGGCGCCCTCGGCGCCGGCGGAGCCACCGTCGCCGTCCTCGCCTGCGGCGTCGACCGGCCCTACCCGCGCGGCCACACCCAGCTCATCAACCGCATCGCCGACCAGGGGCTGGTCGTCGGAGAACTGCCGCCGGGGGAGCACCCCACCCCCAGCAGATTCATCGTGCGCAACCGCGTGATCGCCGCCCTCACCCGGGGCACCGTCGTCGTGGAGGCCGCCCACCGCAGCGGCTCCCTGGCCACCGTACGGGCCGCCCGGCGCCTCGGCCGGCACACCATGGGCGTACCCGGCCCCGCCACCAGCGCCCTCTCCGCAGGCGTGCACGAACTGCTGCGGCAGGACGCCGTCCTCGTCACCGACGCCGCCGAGATCATCGAACTCGTCGGAGACATGGGGGAACTGGCCCCCGAGCGACGCGGACCCGTCCTGCCCCGCGACCTCCTCCAGCCCGGAGCCCGGGCCGTCCTCGCCGCACTGCCCGGACAGCGCGCCGCCAGGGCCGACGAGATCGCCCGAGCAGCGCAGACCGCGGAGGACGACGCCGTCGCGAGACTGTACGAACTCCGCTCACTCGGCTGGGTCGAACGACATGGCGACGGCTGGAAGTTGACACGCCAGGCGATGATGACCGCCCGCACCCGCCGAAGTCCATGCTGA
- the lepB gene encoding signal peptidase I yields the protein MGGESTIRTAPRAGASKGPAGGRTGQVLSGLAVALGLALFLGGFVWGAIVYRPYTVPTSSMAPTIDAGARVLAQRIGSGDIHRGDVVVFTDKTWVSNAPVVKRVVAVGGDTVACCTDGKLTVNGKRIDEPYLADDGLAELQDFPSVKVPEGRLFLLGDERSGSLDSTAHLTDAARGTVARSAVSARVEAVVWPMNGMLEQATGFEKLGPLSAQGPLRTMGLMIVAGAVLVLGGGAYGPVAKRLGGRSRGGAEPARAS from the coding sequence ATGGGTGGCGAGAGCACGATACGAACGGCGCCGCGTGCCGGCGCGAGCAAGGGCCCGGCGGGCGGCCGGACCGGACAGGTGCTGTCCGGGCTGGCCGTGGCGCTGGGCCTGGCGCTGTTCCTCGGCGGCTTCGTCTGGGGAGCGATCGTGTACCGGCCCTACACCGTCCCCACCAGCTCGATGGCCCCCACGATCGACGCGGGCGCCCGCGTCCTCGCCCAGCGCATCGGCAGCGGCGACATCCACCGCGGTGACGTCGTCGTCTTCACCGACAAGACCTGGGTGAGCAACGCCCCCGTCGTCAAGCGCGTCGTCGCCGTCGGCGGCGACACCGTCGCCTGCTGCACCGACGGCAAGCTCACCGTCAACGGCAAGCGGATCGACGAGCCCTACCTGGCCGACGACGGCCTCGCCGAACTCCAGGACTTCCCGAGCGTGAAGGTCCCCGAAGGACGCCTCTTCCTCCTCGGCGACGAGCGCAGCGGCTCCCTCGACTCCACCGCCCACCTCACCGACGCCGCCCGCGGCACGGTCGCCCGCAGCGCCGTCTCGGCCCGCGTGGAAGCCGTCGTATGGCCCATGAACGGCATGCTGGAGCAGGCCACCGGCTTCGAGAAGCTCGGCCCGCTGTCCGCGCAGGGACCGCTGCGCACCATGGGCCTCATGATCGTCGCCGGGGCGGTGCTCGTCCTGGGCGGCGGGGCCTACGGACCGGTCGCCAAACGGCTCGGGGGCCGTTCGCGCGGAGGAGCGGAGCCCGCGCGTGCCAGCTGA
- the lepB gene encoding signal peptidase I — MDTEAQHTERDRSSRPSGTGDTPEPEAREDRSRFAFATGITARVPGGRYSLTLLLVLVCTLLLTMFAARPFEIPSGSMEPALRIGDRVLVNKLAYRFDAGPRRGDVVVFDGTGNFGHADYIKRVVGVGRDHVVCCDKEGRIQVNGRSVDESAFLYPGDRPSSVRFDVVVPDGRLFVLGDHRSASSDSRDHLGSPGGGMIPVDAVIGRADAVVWPAGHWTRLHRPDAYARVPAPDGAHG, encoded by the coding sequence ATGGACACCGAAGCACAGCACACGGAGCGCGACCGCTCCTCCCGCCCTTCCGGCACCGGGGACACCCCGGAACCGGAGGCGCGGGAGGACCGGTCGCGCTTCGCGTTCGCCACCGGGATCACCGCCCGCGTCCCCGGCGGCCGCTACAGCCTGACCCTGCTGCTGGTCCTGGTGTGCACCCTGCTGCTCACCATGTTCGCCGCACGGCCGTTCGAGATTCCCAGCGGATCCATGGAGCCCGCATTGAGGATCGGCGACCGCGTCCTCGTAAATAAGTTGGCGTACCGTTTCGATGCCGGGCCGCGGCGCGGCGATGTCGTCGTGTTCGACGGAACCGGGAACTTCGGGCACGCCGACTACATCAAACGCGTTGTGGGTGTGGGGAGAGACCACGTGGTCTGCTGCGACAAGGAGGGGAGGATCCAGGTGAACGGGCGCTCGGTAGACGAGTCGGCCTTCCTGTACCCCGGCGACCGCCCGTCCTCCGTACGGTTCGACGTCGTCGTCCCCGACGGCCGGCTCTTCGTCCTCGGCGACCACCGCAGCGCCTCCAGCGACTCCCGCGACCACCTGGGCTCACCCGGCGGCGGCATGATCCCCGTCGACGCCGTCATCGGCCGCGCCGACGCCGTCGTCTGGCCCGCCGGCCACTGGACCCGACTGCACCGTCCGGACGCCTACGCGCGCGTGCCCGCCCCGGACGGCGCCCATGGGTAA
- a CDS encoding YifB family Mg chelatase-like AAA ATPase, producing MGFARTCSVALVGVEGVVVEVQADLEPGVAAFTLVGLPDKSLTESRDRVRAAVVNSGGEWPQKKLTVGLSPASVPKAGSGFDLAVACAVLGAAERIDPRVLADIVMIGELGLDGRVRPVRGILPAVLAAADAGYEQVVVPECAAAEASLVPGVSVLGVRSLRQLIAVLADEPVPDEEPDDHGRPDPLLAGLRMPGTGAATGMQKLGATAGEHGHDLADVVGQTSARTAVEVAAAGGHHLFLEGPPGAGKTMLAERLPTILPPLGRQESLEVTAVHSIAGLLPSGKPLIDTAPYCAPHHSATMQALVGGGPGFARPGAVSLAHRGVLFLDETPEFSGRALDALRQPLEAGHVVIARSAGVVRFPAKFLMVLAANPCPCGRFSRTDDRCECPPSAIRRYQARLSGPLLDRVDLRVEVDRVTRAQLTERGARGESTTTVAERVRAARERAAARLAGTPWRTNSEIPGRELRSRWHARSGAMDEAERNLERGVLTARGLDRVLRVAWTVADLVGHDRPDATDVALALQLRTGVPRGVPTAIGALT from the coding sequence ATGGGATTCGCACGCACCTGCTCCGTCGCACTCGTCGGCGTCGAAGGAGTCGTCGTCGAGGTCCAGGCCGACCTCGAACCCGGCGTCGCCGCCTTCACCCTCGTCGGACTCCCCGACAAGAGCCTCACCGAGAGCCGCGACCGCGTACGGGCCGCCGTCGTCAACTCCGGAGGCGAATGGCCGCAGAAAAAACTCACCGTGGGACTCAGCCCGGCATCCGTCCCCAAAGCCGGCAGCGGCTTCGACCTCGCCGTCGCCTGCGCCGTCCTCGGCGCCGCCGAACGCATCGACCCCCGCGTCCTCGCCGACATCGTCATGATCGGCGAACTCGGACTGGACGGCCGGGTGCGCCCCGTCCGGGGCATCCTCCCCGCCGTCCTCGCCGCCGCCGACGCCGGATACGAACAGGTCGTCGTGCCCGAATGCGCCGCCGCCGAGGCCTCCCTCGTGCCCGGCGTCTCCGTCCTCGGCGTCCGCAGCCTGCGACAGCTGATCGCCGTCCTCGCCGACGAACCCGTCCCCGACGAGGAACCCGACGACCACGGCCGCCCCGACCCCCTGCTCGCAGGACTGCGCATGCCCGGCACCGGCGCCGCCACCGGCATGCAGAAGCTGGGCGCCACCGCCGGTGAGCACGGACACGACCTCGCCGACGTCGTCGGACAGACCTCCGCACGCACCGCCGTCGAGGTCGCCGCCGCCGGGGGCCACCACCTCTTCCTCGAAGGCCCACCCGGCGCCGGAAAAACCATGCTCGCGGAGCGGCTCCCCACCATCCTCCCGCCCCTCGGCAGGCAGGAATCCCTCGAAGTCACCGCCGTGCACTCGATCGCCGGACTCCTGCCCTCGGGCAAACCCCTCATCGACACCGCCCCCTACTGCGCCCCGCACCACTCGGCCACCATGCAGGCCCTCGTCGGCGGCGGACCCGGCTTCGCCCGCCCCGGCGCGGTGTCCCTCGCTCACCGAGGCGTGCTCTTTCTGGATGAAACGCCCGAATTCAGCGGCCGGGCACTCGACGCCCTCCGCCAGCCCCTCGAAGCCGGGCACGTCGTCATCGCGCGCAGCGCCGGCGTCGTCCGCTTCCCGGCGAAGTTCCTCATGGTCCTCGCCGCCAACCCCTGCCCCTGCGGCCGCTTCTCCCGCACGGACGACCGGTGCGAATGCCCGCCCTCCGCCATCCGCCGCTACCAGGCCCGGCTGTCCGGACCCCTGCTCGACCGCGTCGACCTCCGCGTCGAGGTCGACCGCGTCACCCGGGCCCAGCTCACCGAACGCGGCGCCCGCGGGGAATCCACCACCACCGTCGCCGAACGGGTACGCGCCGCCCGCGAACGCGCCGCGGCCCGCCTCGCCGGCACCCCCTGGCGGACCAACAGCGAGATCCCCGGCCGCGAGCTCCGCAGCCGCTGGCACGCCAGGAGCGGCGCCATGGACGAAGCGGAACGGAACCTGGAGCGCGGCGTCCTCACCGCCCGCGGCCTCGACCGCGTCCTGCGCGTCGCCTGGACCGTCGCCGACCTCGTCGGCCACGACCGGCCCGACGCCACCGACGTCGCCCTCGCCCTCCAACTGCGCACCGGAGTCCCCCGCGGGGTCCCCACGGCCATCGGAGCCCTGACGTGA
- the lepB gene encoding signal peptidase I, producing the protein MGAADPAADGAVTSGDGPGSGNDGGRSGGEPPTGGQGSGGAAPAKKQRSFWKELPILIGIALVLALLIKTFLVQAFSIPSDSMQNTLQQGDRVLVDKLTPWFGSEPERGEVVVFHDPDQWLAGQPAPDPNALQTFLSWIGLMPSSEEKDLIKRVIGVGGDTVECKGTGPLTVNGKALNEPYVYPGNTSCSQDDQGGQFKVKIPQGFIWVMGDHRQNSRDSRYNQSDKNHGMVPVDKVVGRAVVIAWPISRWDNLPVPDTFDQDLSARSAAPVIAPPSLALAGAVPLVLWRRQRAKASETR; encoded by the coding sequence GTGGGCGCAGCCGACCCGGCCGCGGACGGCGCCGTGACCTCCGGGGATGGACCCGGATCCGGCAATGACGGCGGACGGTCGGGCGGAGAGCCCCCGACCGGCGGCCAGGGGTCGGGCGGGGCCGCCCCCGCGAAGAAGCAGCGTTCCTTCTGGAAGGAGCTGCCGATCCTGATCGGGATCGCGCTCGTCCTCGCGCTGCTCATCAAGACGTTCCTGGTGCAGGCGTTCTCGATCCCCTCCGACTCGATGCAGAACACCCTCCAGCAGGGTGACCGCGTCCTCGTCGACAAGCTCACCCCCTGGTTCGGCTCCGAGCCGGAGCGCGGCGAGGTCGTCGTGTTCCACGACCCCGACCAGTGGCTCGCGGGCCAGCCCGCCCCCGACCCGAACGCCCTGCAGACCTTCCTCAGCTGGATCGGCCTGATGCCGTCCTCCGAGGAGAAGGACCTGATCAAGCGGGTGATCGGCGTCGGCGGCGACACCGTCGAGTGCAAGGGCACCGGTCCGCTCACGGTCAACGGCAAGGCGCTGAACGAGCCCTACGTCTACCCGGGCAACACCTCGTGCAGCCAGGACGACCAGGGCGGCCAGTTCAAGGTGAAGATCCCCCAGGGCTTCATCTGGGTGATGGGCGACCACCGGCAGAACTCCCGGGACTCGCGCTACAACCAGTCCGACAAGAACCACGGCATGGTCCCCGTCGACAAGGTCGTCGGCCGCGCCGTCGTCATCGCGTGGCCCATCAGCCGCTGGGACAACCTGCCGGTTCCGGACACCTTCGACCAGGACCTGAGCGCGCGCTCCGCGGCCCCGGTCATCGCCCCGCCGAGCCTCGCGCTCGCGGGCGCGGTGCCGCTGGTGCTGTGGCGGCGGCAGCGGGCGAAGGCGTCGGAGACGCGCTGA
- a CDS encoding DUF2469 domain-containing protein, whose product MSAEDLEKYETEMELKLYREYRDVVGLFKYVIETERRFYLTNDYEMQVHSVQGEVFFEVSMADAWVWDMYRPARFVKQVRVLTFKDVNIEELNKSDLELPSG is encoded by the coding sequence ATGAGCGCCGAGGACCTCGAGAAGTACGAGACCGAGATGGAGCTGAAGCTCTATCGGGAGTACCGCGATGTCGTCGGTCTGTTCAAGTACGTGATCGAGACCGAGCGGCGCTTCTACCTGACCAACGACTACGAGATGCAGGTGCACTCGGTCCAGGGTGAAGTGTTCTTCGAGGTGTCCATGGCGGATGCCTGGGTCTGGGACATGTACCGGCCGGCCCGTTTCGTGAAGCAGGTCCGTGTGCTCACGTTCAAGGACGTGAACATCGAGGAGCTGAACAAGAGCGACCTCGAGCTGCCGAGCGGGTGA
- the whiG gene encoding RNA polymerase sigma factor WhiG, translating to MPQHTSGSDRAAIPPAARDGGSARPPAPSTLDELWRSYKATGDERLREQLILHYSPLVKYVAGRVSVGLPPNVEQADFVSSGVFGLIDAIEKFDIDREIKFETYAITRIRGAMIDELRALDWIPRSVRQKARNVERAYATLEARLRRTPTESEVAAEMGIAVEELHAVFSQLSLANVVALEELLHVGAEGGDGLSVMDTLEDTTADNPVEVAEDRELRRFLARAINTLPEREKTVVTLYYYEGLTLAEIGNVLGVTESRVSQIHTKSVLQLRAKLAGFGR from the coding sequence ATGCCCCAGCACACCTCCGGGTCCGACCGGGCGGCGATCCCCCCAGCCGCCCGTGACGGTGGCAGCGCGCGGCCGCCCGCTCCCTCGACACTCGACGAGCTGTGGCGGTCGTACAAGGCGACGGGGGACGAGCGGCTGCGCGAACAGCTGATCCTGCACTACTCGCCCCTCGTCAAATACGTGGCGGGCCGGGTGAGCGTCGGCCTGCCGCCCAACGTCGAGCAGGCCGACTTCGTGTCGTCCGGGGTGTTCGGACTGATCGACGCGATCGAGAAGTTCGACATCGACCGGGAGATCAAGTTCGAGACGTACGCGATCACCCGGATCCGCGGCGCGATGATCGACGAACTCCGGGCGCTGGACTGGATCCCACGCTCCGTCCGGCAGAAGGCACGCAACGTCGAGCGGGCCTACGCCACCCTGGAGGCCCGGCTGCGCCGGACACCGACCGAGTCCGAGGTCGCCGCCGAGATGGGCATCGCGGTCGAGGAACTCCACGCGGTGTTCAGCCAGTTGTCGCTGGCCAACGTGGTCGCCCTGGAGGAGCTGCTGCACGTCGGCGCCGAAGGCGGCGACGGACTCAGCGTGATGGACACGCTGGAGGACACCACCGCCGACAACCCCGTCGAAGTCGCCGAGGACCGGGAACTGCGGAGATTCCTCGCCCGGGCGATCAACACACTGCCCGAACGCGAGAAGACCGTCGTCACGCTGTACTACTACGAAGGCCTCACCCTCGCCGAGATCGGCAACGTCCTCGGCGTCACCGAGAGCCGGGTCAGCCAGATCCACACCAAGTCCGTACTCCAGCTCCGGGCGAAGCTGGCCGGCTTCGGTCGTTGA
- the rplS gene encoding 50S ribosomal protein L19, giving the protein MSHLLDSVDSASLRSDVPAFRPGDTVNVHVRVIEGNRSRVQQFKGVVIRRQGAGVRETFTVRKVSFSVGVERTFPVHTPIVEKIELVTRGDVRRAKLYYLRELRGKAAKIKEKREN; this is encoded by the coding sequence ATGTCTCACCTGCTCGACTCCGTCGACTCCGCGTCGCTGCGCAGCGACGTCCCGGCGTTCCGCCCCGGCGACACCGTCAACGTCCACGTGCGCGTCATCGAGGGCAACCGCTCCCGTGTGCAGCAGTTCAAGGGCGTCGTGATCCGCCGCCAGGGTGCCGGCGTGCGCGAGACCTTCACGGTCCGCAAGGTCTCCTTCTCCGTCGGCGTCGAGCGCACCTTCCCGGTGCACACCCCGATCGTGGAGAAGATCGAGCTCGTCACCCGCGGTGACGTGCGTCGCGCCAAGCTGTACTACCTGCGCGAGCTGCGCGGCAAGGCCGCGAAGATCAAGGAGAAGCGCGAGAACTGA
- the lepB gene encoding signal peptidase I, which translates to MGNRGKPRGVPSSAADNLLPTGSRRASGPTGGRSRAERRKLQRKVKRRRRRSAIKEIPLLVGVAVLIALVLKTFLVQAFVIPSGSMEQTIQIGDRVLVDKLTPWFGNKPERGDVVVFKDPGGWLKGEQTTVKKEDPIVVKQVKEALTFIGLLPSDDEKDLIKRVVGVGGDRVKCCDAQGRVTVNGVPLNEDYLYPGNAPSKIQFDITVPQGRLWVMGDHRSNSADSRVHQDQKYGGTVSEDEVVGRAKWIAWPLGHWTSLDEPNTYASVADSGPGSTASLSPSHRVASDESNGTLQLPSPAELPLVMGVVGLRRAWGRQRHRVRSWRGGCGGWRTVRARRRGAPRTSRGRSRPGRGRRRDLRGWTRIRQ; encoded by the coding sequence ATGGGTAACCGCGGCAAGCCGCGCGGCGTCCCCAGCAGCGCCGCCGACAACCTGCTCCCCACCGGCTCGCGGCGCGCCTCCGGCCCCACGGGCGGCCGCAGCCGCGCCGAGCGCCGCAAACTCCAGCGCAAGGTCAAACGCCGCCGCAGGCGCTCCGCGATCAAGGAGATACCCCTCCTCGTCGGCGTCGCCGTCCTGATAGCGCTCGTCCTGAAGACCTTCCTCGTCCAGGCCTTCGTGATCCCGTCCGGCTCCATGGAGCAGACGATCCAGATCGGCGACCGCGTCCTCGTCGACAAGCTCACCCCCTGGTTCGGCAACAAACCCGAACGCGGCGACGTCGTGGTCTTCAAGGACCCCGGCGGCTGGCTCAAGGGCGAGCAGACGACCGTGAAGAAAGAGGACCCCATTGTCGTCAAGCAGGTCAAGGAAGCCCTCACCTTCATCGGCCTGCTGCCCTCCGACGATGAGAAAGACCTGATCAAACGGGTCGTCGGTGTCGGTGGCGACCGCGTCAAATGCTGCGACGCACAGGGCCGCGTCACCGTCAACGGCGTGCCTCTGAACGAGGACTACCTGTACCCGGGCAACGCCCCCTCCAAGATCCAGTTCGACATCACCGTCCCCCAGGGCCGGCTCTGGGTCATGGGGGATCACCGGTCCAACTCCGCGGACTCCCGCGTCCACCAGGACCAGAAGTACGGCGGCACCGTCTCCGAGGACGAGGTCGTCGGACGCGCCAAGTGGATCGCCTGGCCCCTCGGGCACTGGACCAGCCTCGACGAGCCGAACACCTACGCCTCCGTGGCCGACTCGGGCCCGGGGTCGACCGCGTCCCTCTCGCCGTCGCATAGGGTTGCCTCCGACGAATCGAACGGAACGCTCCAGCTCCCGAGCCCTGCGGAACTCCCGCTCGTTATGGGAGTGGTGGGCCTGCGCCGCGCATGGGGCAGGCAGCGGCACAGAGTAAGGAGTTGGCGTGGGGGATGTGGCGGTTGGCGCACGGTCCGGGCACGACGGCGAGGAGCACCGCGGACGTCCCGTGGGCGCAGCCGACCCGGCCGCGGACGGCGCCGTGACCTCCGGGGATGGACCCGGATCCGGCAATGA
- the rpsB gene encoding 30S ribosomal protein S2, with protein sequence MAVVTMRELLESGVHFGHQTRRWNPKMKRFIFTERNGIYIIDLLQSLSYIDRAYEFVKETVAHGGTVMFVGTKKQAQEAIAEQATRVGMPYVNQRWLGGMLTNFSTVYKRLQRLKELEQIDFEDVAASGLTKKELLVLSREKAKLEKTLGGIREMQKVPSAVWIVDTKKEHIAVGEARKLNIPVVAILDTNCDPDEVDYKIPGNDDAIRSVTLLTRVIADAVAEGLIARSGVATEGKGEKAAGEPLAEWERDLLEGEKKADEAPAAAETPAAEAPAAEAPAAEAPAADAPAAEGEQA encoded by the coding sequence ATGGCCGTCGTCACGATGCGGGAGCTGCTGGAGAGCGGCGTCCACTTCGGTCACCAGACCCGTCGTTGGAACCCGAAGATGAAGCGCTTCATCTTCACGGAGCGCAACGGCATCTACATCATCGACCTGCTCCAGTCGCTGTCGTACATCGACCGCGCCTACGAGTTCGTCAAGGAGACCGTCGCCCACGGCGGCACGGTCATGTTCGTCGGCACGAAGAAGCAGGCGCAGGAGGCGATCGCCGAGCAGGCGACCCGCGTCGGCATGCCCTACGTGAACCAGCGCTGGCTGGGCGGCATGCTCACCAACTTCTCGACCGTCTACAAGCGTCTGCAGCGCCTCAAGGAGCTCGAGCAGATCGACTTCGAGGATGTGGCCGCGTCCGGCCTCACCAAGAAGGAGCTGCTCGTCCTCTCCCGCGAGAAGGCCAAGCTGGAGAAGACCCTCGGCGGTATCCGCGAAATGCAGAAGGTGCCCAGCGCCGTCTGGATCGTGGACACCAAGAAGGAGCACATCGCGGTCGGTGAGGCCCGGAAGCTCAACATTCCGGTCGTCGCCATCCTCGACACCAACTGCGACCCCGACGAGGTCGACTACAAGATCCCGGGCAACGACGACGCGATCCGCTCCGTCACCCTGCTCACCCGCGTGATCGCCGACGCCGTCGCCGAGGGCCTCATCGCCCGCAGCGGTGTCGCCACCGAGGGCAAGGGCGAGAAGGCCGCCGGCGAGCCGCTGGCCGAGTGGGAGCGCGACCTGCTCGAGGGCGAGAAGAAGGCCGACGAGGCTCCGGCCGCCGCCGAGACCCCGGCTGCGGAGGCCCCGGCCGCCGAGGCCCCCGCTGCGGAGGCTCCGGCCGCCGACGCTCCGGCCGCCGAGGGCGAGCAGGCCTGA
- the trmD gene encoding tRNA (guanosine(37)-N1)-methyltransferase TrmD, with amino-acid sequence MRLDVVTIFPEYLDPLNVSLVGKARARGQLNVQVHDLRQWTYDRHNTVDDTPYGGGPGMVMKTEPWGDALDSVLADGYEGGAGRPTLIVPTPSGCPFTQELAVELSERPWLIFTPARYEGIDRRVIDEYATRMPVHEVSIGDYVLAGGEAAVLVITEAVARLLPGVLGNAESHRDDSFAPGAMASLLEGPVYTKPPEWRGRDIPEVLLSGHHGKIARWRRDEALRRTTANRPDLIERCEPAAFDKKDREMLSILGWMPDPEGARFGRFWRRTEAVEE; translated from the coding sequence ATGCGGCTCGACGTCGTCACGATCTTCCCCGAGTACCTCGACCCGCTGAACGTCTCCCTCGTCGGCAAGGCACGCGCGCGGGGGCAGCTGAACGTCCAGGTCCACGACCTGCGCCAGTGGACCTACGACCGCCACAACACCGTCGACGACACCCCGTACGGCGGCGGCCCCGGCATGGTCATGAAGACCGAGCCCTGGGGCGACGCGCTGGACTCCGTCCTCGCCGACGGCTACGAGGGCGGCGCGGGCCGGCCCACCCTGATCGTCCCCACCCCCAGCGGATGCCCCTTCACCCAGGAACTCGCCGTCGAGCTGTCCGAGCGGCCCTGGCTGATCTTCACCCCGGCCCGCTACGAGGGCATCGACCGCCGCGTCATCGACGAGTACGCCACCCGGATGCCCGTCCACGAGGTGTCCATCGGCGACTACGTCCTCGCCGGCGGCGAGGCGGCCGTCCTCGTCATCACCGAGGCCGTGGCCCGCCTGCTGCCCGGCGTCCTCGGCAACGCCGAGTCGCACCGCGACGACTCCTTCGCGCCCGGCGCCATGGCGAGCCTGCTCGAGGGCCCCGTGTACACCAAGCCGCCCGAGTGGCGCGGCCGGGACATCCCGGAGGTGCTGCTCAGCGGCCACCACGGGAAGATCGCCCGCTGGCGCCGCGACGAGGCGCTGCGGCGCACCACGGCCAACCGTCCCGACCTGATCGAACGCTGCGAGCCCGCCGCCTTCGACAAGAAGGACCGCGAGATGCTCTCCATCCTGGGCTGGATGCCCGACCCGGAGGGCGCGCGCTTCGGCCGATTTTGGCGCAGGACCGAGGCCGTGGAAGAATAG
- a CDS encoding YraN family protein: MNARNALGKYGEDLAARRLTEAGMTVIGRNWRSGRTGEIDIVARDGDVLVVCEVKTRRAGGFEHPMAAVGPDKARRLRGLAERWIHTHGGAPPGGVRIDLVGIVLPDRGAPVVEHARGVA; encoded by the coding sequence ATGAACGCACGCAACGCACTCGGCAAGTACGGCGAGGATCTCGCCGCGAGGCGGCTGACCGAAGCCGGAATGACCGTCATCGGACGCAACTGGCGCAGCGGCAGGACCGGAGAGATCGACATCGTCGCCCGCGACGGCGACGTACTCGTCGTCTGCGAGGTGAAGACCCGCAGGGCCGGCGGCTTCGAGCACCCCATGGCCGCCGTCGGCCCCGACAAGGCCCGACGTCTGCGCGGCCTCGCCGAACGCTGGATCCACACACACGGCGGAGCCCCACCCGGAGGCGTCCGCATCGACCTCGTCGGCATCGTCCTGCCCGACCGCGGCGCCCCCGTCGTCGAGCACGCGCGAGGGGTGGCCTGA